The following are encoded in a window of Methanobrevibacter sp. V74 genomic DNA:
- a CDS encoding metallophosphoesterase translates to MLKDKFIQLPAKGRLLVVTDLHGDLEDYEKYIDLWDCNNPDHHLVFVGDFIHATCEDDGSIEIIDDVIEKYEKYPNFHPLLGNHEWSHIVRSPVFKGFNNQTQEFEDLIKKKKGSLEPYLTDYVEFFKSMPLFVQTENGLFISHTGPSRFIHSMNDFNMIFDNDYNYDLLHDFLWNRYDNDYSVADVEGFLEIIGSNCMVVGHTVVDGYFTYGNQLIVSSSFGSDNKAYLDVDLSLPVRNVDYLINNIKFIQGE, encoded by the coding sequence ATGTTAAAAGATAAATTTATTCAATTGCCTGCAAAGGGTCGTTTATTAGTTGTCACTGATTTGCATGGTGATTTAGAGGATTATGAAAAATATATTGACCTGTGGGACTGTAATAATCCAGATCATCATTTGGTCTTTGTAGGTGATTTTATTCATGCTACCTGTGAAGATGATGGTTCAATTGAAATAATTGATGATGTTATTGAAAAATACGAAAAATATCCCAATTTCCATCCCCTTTTAGGCAATCATGAATGGAGTCATATTGTTCGAAGTCCGGTATTTAAAGGATTTAATAATCAAACTCAGGAATTTGAAGATTTGATAAAAAAGAAAAAGGGATCTCTTGAACCTTATTTGACTGATTATGTTGAATTTTTCAAGTCAATGCCTCTTTTTGTCCAAACAGAAAATGGGTTGTTTATATCTCATACCGGGCCCTCTAGATTTATTCATTCTATGAATGATTTTAACATGATTTTTGACAATGATTATAATTATGACCTTCTTCATGATTTCTTATGGAATCGTTATGATAATGATTATTCAGTAGCTGATGTTGAGGGTTTTCTTGAAATCATTGGCTCTAACTGTATGGTTGTTGGTCATACGGTTGTTGATGGTTATTTTACTTATGGAAATCAATTAATTGTATCATCTAGTTTTGGTTCGGATAATAAGGCTTATTTGGATGTTGATTTATCACTGCCTGTGCGTAATGTGGATTATTTGATAAATAATATTAAATTTATACAAGGAGAATGA
- a CDS encoding FHA domain-containing protein yields the protein MADIKTIKTMIVDLSDSNLISVKLAAVNNEVRFSILEILRDFKKVNIKEDHSFKKDLLYSREINNILLNNYNIDITPQMLGQHLKQLLAADLIEESYIKKEVPNKIGLRNVKVYSLKEDAFKDLFLEITFLSDELLSFFDLYKVNQKYNDGEHCVLTIFNGIDKGKTFKVHKDETILIGRKGNFGHNELSSFTILLDNSYSAVSNVSKPHLKLFYKTDGWYILDEGSSNGTFISDKEVPKGIPTKLNSNSFLKLSKGNGGAVIYCSF from the coding sequence ATGGCAGACATCAAAACCATCAAAACAATGATAGTTGATTTATCGGACTCAAATTTAATATCCGTAAAATTAGCGGCAGTTAATAACGAAGTTCGATTTTCAATATTGGAAATCTTAAGGGATTTCAAGAAAGTAAATATTAAGGAAGACCATTCATTTAAAAAAGACCTATTGTATTCACGAGAAATAAATAACATACTTTTAAACAATTATAATATTGACATTACTCCTCAAATGCTGGGTCAACATTTAAAACAGCTTCTTGCCGCTGATTTAATTGAAGAGTCTTATATTAAAAAAGAGGTTCCAAATAAAATCGGTTTAAGGAATGTTAAAGTTTATTCTTTAAAAGAAGATGCATTTAAAGATTTATTTTTGGAAATAACCTTTTTATCAGATGAATTATTGTCATTTTTTGATTTATATAAAGTTAATCAGAAATATAATGACGGCGAACATTGTGTTTTAACAATATTCAATGGAATAGATAAGGGTAAAACATTTAAAGTTCATAAAGATGAAACTATCTTAATCGGAAGAAAAGGTAATTTTGGACATAATGAATTATCTTCATTTACAATTCTTTTAGACAATAGCTATTCTGCTGTTTCAAATGTATCTAAACCACATTTAAAATTATTTTATAAAACTGACGGATGGTATATTCTCGATGAAGGGAGTTCTAATGGCACATTCATCTCAGATAAGGAAGTTCCAAAGGGAATTCCAACTAAATTAAATTCAAACTCCTTTTTAAAATTATCCAAAGGCAATGGTGGAGCAGTTATCTACTGTTCATTTTAA
- a CDS encoding tetratricopeptide repeat protein: protein MDRKLFRIAIKHIVSKNYTEAIDYLNLILSQDKNNDGVLVLLGICQIKAKEFENAYMSFNKALKINDKQSYAWSGKAYLLFLAKKYDKALIYCNLALKYYGENEEALILKKNLKEILSNGDDKMLSINKNKFDIDNILNSFNNENYSIEENDTLIDLDKKEGFTTFSDLNDFGNIFTKKRVNMLKDNQLTVEEYGEILNRIKQAGSTNFNKIIKEHDINLSEISIFKKISILALSYADIEYKTKGAELGSYAFNIIHVDDRLDESNQISTIIHELSHHILNEIFTQSLMYIWNSDKTNAIEAISIYCITNNKSYTLMNEYCAHTVQGRFLPFGYQNYGSFNMLLKRFDTKRDKKRLKYYLMLGNSFAEDILLIFEDLITKNWRDEIKEQFKKDFNHPPNYDGILLETKKTLPVEDRVNNINRIISNGIVSIVDNGDMNMIRQYKKEYEK, encoded by the coding sequence ATGGACAGAAAATTATTTAGAATTGCTATTAAACATATTGTCTCTAAAAATTATACTGAGGCCATTGACTATTTAAATCTTATTCTTTCACAGGATAAAAATAATGATGGAGTTCTAGTTTTATTGGGAATATGTCAGATAAAAGCAAAAGAGTTTGAAAATGCATATATGTCATTTAATAAAGCTTTAAAGATTAATGATAAACAGTCTTATGCATGGAGTGGAAAAGCATATTTATTATTTTTAGCTAAAAAGTATGATAAAGCTTTAATTTATTGTAATTTGGCTTTAAAATATTATGGTGAAAATGAAGAAGCATTAATTCTTAAGAAAAATTTAAAGGAAATTCTTTCTAATGGTGATGATAAAATGCTTTCGATAAACAAAAATAAATTCGACATAGATAATATTTTAAATTCATTCAATAATGAAAATTATTCCATTGAAGAAAATGATACTTTAATAGATTTGGATAAAAAAGAAGGATTCACTACCTTTTCAGATTTAAACGATTTTGGAAATATATTCACTAAAAAAAGAGTTAATATGCTAAAAGATAATCAATTAACTGTTGAAGAATATGGGGAAATATTAAACAGAATTAAACAAGCCGGTTCAACTAATTTTAATAAGATAATAAAAGAACACGATATAAATTTATCTGAGATAAGTATTTTTAAAAAAATTAGTATATTGGCGCTGTCCTATGCTGACATTGAATATAAAACCAAAGGGGCTGAATTAGGTAGTTATGCATTCAATATAATCCATGTTGATGATAGGCTGGATGAATCAAATCAAATTTCCACGATTATCCATGAATTAAGTCATCATATTCTCAATGAAATATTTACACAATCCCTGATGTATATCTGGAATAGTGATAAAACAAATGCAATTGAAGCAATTTCTATTTATTGCATTACTAATAATAAATCTTATACTCTTATGAATGAGTATTGTGCTCATACTGTTCAAGGAAGATTTTTACCATTTGGATATCAAAATTACGGGTCTTTCAATATGTTACTTAAAAGATTTGATACTAAAAGAGATAAAAAAAGACTTAAGTATTATCTAATGTTAGGAAATAGTTTTGCTGAGGACATACTTCTGATATTTGAAGATTTAATAACTAAAAATTGGAGAGACGAGATAAAGGAACAATTTAAAAAAGATTTTAATCATCCTCCAAATTATGACGGCATTTTGCTAGAAACTAAGAAAACTCTACCTGTAGAGGATAGGGTTAATAATATTAATAGAATTATTTCAAATGGCATTGTCAGTATTGTTGACAATGGGGATATGAACATGATTAGACAATATAAAAAGGAATATGAAAAGTGA
- a CDS encoding tetratricopeptide repeat protein encodes MSKRYIKKEIDEALELISNDALKALKIFDDILKIEPENINVINGKGFALIKLNKLEEAEKYFNKSLDIEKNSSALINKGIIAKNKKEYDQSLIYYDLAIEIDPNMQNIVNILKNEIYELMPNKSLANMTNFSAESNSYIKRGLHYKNNHEIWKALECFNQAIIVDSTCENFVNALTDEIDTIIFNDFLFKTPMFKDCEVDHLKIQALKELLVKENINKALKIMNQILNMNKNDIDTLNYKGCTLFLMGKYDNAIDCFDKCLSLDNDYYYPLFNKGLVLRRKNELIKSLTCFTELLKFNKEHDKIKEYQLEILSVLQKMK; translated from the coding sequence ATGTCAAAGAGATACATAAAAAAAGAAATCGATGAAGCTCTAGAGTTAATATCGAATGATGCCCTTAAAGCTTTGAAGATATTTGATGATATATTAAAAATTGAACCTGAAAATATTAATGTGATTAATGGTAAAGGATTTGCATTAATCAAGTTAAACAAACTTGAAGAAGCTGAAAAATACTTTAATAAATCATTAGACATTGAAAAAAACTCCTCTGCATTAATTAATAAAGGCATAATAGCTAAAAATAAAAAAGAATACGATCAGTCCCTAATATATTATGATTTAGCTATTGAAATTGATCCCAATATGCAAAATATCGTAAATATCCTTAAAAATGAGATTTACGAATTGATGCCTAATAAATCATTAGCAAACATGACTAACTTTTCGGCTGAATCCAACAGTTATATTAAAAGAGGATTGCATTATAAAAATAACCACGAGATTTGGAAAGCTCTGGAATGTTTTAATCAAGCAATTATCGTTGATTCAACTTGTGAAAATTTCGTGAATGCATTAACTGACGAAATCGACACAATCATATTTAATGACTTCCTATTCAAGACCCCAATGTTTAAAGACTGTGAAGTCGACCATTTGAAAATACAAGCTTTAAAAGAATTATTGGTTAAAGAAAACATCAATAAAGCTTTGAAAATAATGAACCAAATCTTAAACATGAATAAAAATGATATAGATACTTTAAACTATAAAGGTTGCACATTATTCTTAATGGGCAAATATGACAATGCAATTGATTGCTTTGACAAATGCTTATCCTTAGATAATGACTATTATTATCCATTATTCAATAAAGGATTGGTTTTAAGAAGGAAAAACGAATTAATCAAGTCATTAACTTGTTTTACTGAACTTTTAAAATTTAACAAAGAACATGATAAAATAAAAGAATATCAGTTAGAAATCCTAAGTGTTCTTCAAAAAATGAAATGA
- a CDS encoding MATE family efflux transporter produces MSMQKNENINLITGNPRRAINKLAFPTIVSMLLMFFNNLIDSFWVAGINSDALAALGFISPLYLVIIGLGTGIGAGANSLISRYVGGDKLEDANNAVIHSIILTVIISVIVLIIGIFFLEDMVVLLGAESVKSYCLSYGQIIFLMNIAFLAPNVTASIFRGEGDVSRATNPLILTAVLNMILDPILIYALNLGIFGAGLATVLASFTGYLWMLYWIYIKKDTFFKFKLRYYKRKLEIYKEILVVSLPAATEEIIFALVAIILNYLIIMTSGVNEVASFTIAWRFISVAFLPCMAIGIATITVSGIAYGARNWRNFNETVKYSTLLSLAITLIISAFFFIFAYPICDVFNFQASNPALVDRSAQILQLLVFYNFLIPLGATAAYTYQGVGSGFKSLALTILRELILSMAFAYILGITLDMGIFGVYLGAIIGMNIGSVIGFVFIWIFNIKFKRIVKA; encoded by the coding sequence ATGTCTATGCAAAAAAATGAGAATATCAATTTAATAACCGGCAATCCTAGAAGGGCAATTAACAAATTAGCTTTTCCAACTATAGTTTCAATGCTTTTGATGTTTTTCAATAATTTAATTGATAGTTTTTGGGTTGCAGGTATTAATTCTGATGCTTTAGCTGCATTAGGTTTTATTTCTCCATTATATTTGGTTATTATAGGTCTCGGCACAGGTATTGGTGCCGGTGCAAATTCTTTGATTTCAAGATATGTTGGTGGGGACAAATTAGAAGATGCAAATAATGCAGTCATCCACTCAATAATTTTGACAGTTATTATTTCAGTCATTGTTTTAATTATAGGCATATTCTTTCTAGAGGATATGGTGGTGTTATTAGGTGCAGAAAGTGTTAAGTCATATTGTCTAAGTTATGGCCAAATCATATTTTTGATGAACATTGCATTTTTAGCACCTAATGTAACTGCAAGTATATTTAGGGGGGAAGGTGATGTTAGCCGTGCAACAAACCCATTAATTTTAACGGCTGTTTTAAATATGATTCTGGATCCGATTTTAATATATGCTTTAAACTTAGGCATTTTTGGAGCAGGACTTGCAACGGTATTAGCTTCATTTACAGGATATCTTTGGATGCTTTATTGGATTTATATTAAAAAAGACACCTTTTTCAAATTCAAGCTCAGATATTACAAACGCAAGCTTGAAATATATAAGGAAATACTTGTTGTATCGCTTCCTGCAGCTACAGAAGAGATTATATTTGCATTGGTTGCAATAATTCTAAATTATTTGATTATCATGACCTCTGGAGTGAATGAAGTTGCATCATTTACAATAGCTTGGAGATTTATCTCAGTTGCCTTTTTGCCATGCATGGCAATAGGAATTGCAACAATCACTGTTTCAGGAATCGCTTATGGAGCTCGAAACTGGAGAAATTTCAATGAAACGGTTAAATACTCAACATTGCTAAGTTTAGCGATAACACTGATAATTTCAGCATTCTTTTTTATTTTTGCTTATCCGATTTGTGACGTATTTAACTTTCAGGCAAGTAATCCTGCATTGGTTGACAGATCTGCTCAGATTCTCCAATTGCTTGTGTTCTATAATTTTTTAATACCTTTGGGAGCAACAGCGGCTTATACTTATCAGGGTGTTGGTTCTGGATTTAAGTCATTAGCTTTGACAATTTTAAGAGAGCTAATTTTAAGCATGGCCTTTGCTTATATTCTGGGAATAACCTTGGACATGGGAATATTTGGAGTTTATTTAGGAGCAATCATTGGAATGAATATAGGTTCTGTAATCGGTTTTGTTTTCATTTGGATTTTCAATATTAAATTTAAAAGAATAGTTAAAGCTTAA
- a CDS encoding ABC transporter ATP-binding protein — protein sequence MSPPPIKRRPPEKAVDNKKAIKNIIGLLANYKLKLIITVVCAVISTLFSIIAPLLIGKATTIIYNGINNLMHHTGTIDFSSLINLLTIAVILYIVSSLFSYMQSYFIVEISTNISYNLRKRLMEKITHLPMDSLDENKRGDILSRITNDVDSLQNGITQAFLQMLTAIITIVGVFLMMLSINIWMTLATIILVPISFLVIRLITKHSQSYFLKQLVFKGSLNAQIEETFTGHDIIRAFNQEEESIEKFNQDNDMWFDQEWKSQFYSSLNGPLMNFISNFAYVIIAILGAVLVLQKAIAVGDILAFFQYVQNFTRPIQQITRVMNLIQTAMAAIERIFEFLEFGDEENPSSKQIKEIKEEITFENVSFGYNPNETIIKNLSFNVKKGDKIAIVGETGAGKTTIVKLLMRFYDIGKGEIKIDGVNIEEYDKNSLRSLIGMVLQDSWLFSDTIEKNIQYGKLDASKEEIIDASKQVYADNFIKQLPDGYKTELNEDSDNISHGQKQLLTIARTILSKKQVLILDEATSSVDTRTEELIQKAMDKLMENRTSFIIAHRLSTIKNADKIIVIENGEIIEQGRHEELLAKKGYYYNTLNTQSDENLI from the coding sequence ATGAGCCCGCCTCCAATTAAAAGAAGACCTCCTGAAAAGGCGGTTGATAATAAAAAGGCAATTAAAAACATTATTGGATTGTTGGCCAATTATAAATTAAAATTAATCATAACAGTGGTTTGCGCAGTTATTTCAACATTATTCAGCATAATTGCTCCATTATTAATAGGTAAAGCAACAACAATAATATATAACGGAATTAACAATTTAATGCACCATACGGGCACTATTGATTTTTCAAGCTTGATTAACCTTTTAACCATTGCAGTAATCTTATATATTGTCAGTTCTCTATTTAGTTACATGCAAAGTTATTTTATTGTTGAAATTTCAACCAACATTAGTTATAACTTAAGAAAAAGATTAATGGAAAAAATAACTCACCTACCAATGGATAGTCTCGATGAAAACAAAAGAGGAGACATATTGTCAAGAATAACAAATGATGTAGACTCTTTACAAAATGGCATTACTCAAGCTTTCCTTCAGATGTTAACTGCAATAATTACTATTGTTGGTGTGTTTTTAATGATGTTATCCATAAATATTTGGATGACATTAGCAACAATAATACTCGTTCCAATATCATTTTTAGTAATCAGACTCATTACAAAACATTCACAAAGTTATTTTTTAAAGCAATTGGTCTTTAAAGGATCACTTAATGCTCAAATTGAAGAAACATTCACAGGCCATGATATTATACGTGCATTTAACCAGGAAGAAGAGTCAATTGAAAAATTCAACCAGGACAATGACATGTGGTTTGACCAGGAATGGAAATCTCAGTTTTATTCCAGTCTCAATGGACCTTTAATGAACTTTATCTCCAATTTTGCCTATGTCATAATAGCTATTTTAGGTGCAGTACTTGTACTTCAAAAGGCCATCGCAGTCGGAGATATTTTAGCATTCTTCCAATATGTTCAAAATTTCACAAGACCTATCCAACAAATCACAAGAGTCATGAATCTTATACAAACTGCAATGGCTGCAATTGAGCGTATTTTTGAATTTTTAGAATTTGGAGATGAGGAAAACCCATCATCAAAACAGATTAAAGAAATTAAAGAAGAAATTACCTTTGAAAACGTTAGCTTTGGATATAATCCAAATGAAACTATCATTAAAAATTTATCATTTAATGTTAAAAAAGGAGATAAAATAGCTATTGTTGGTGAAACCGGTGCCGGTAAAACAACCATTGTCAAATTATTAATGAGATTCTATGATATTGGCAAAGGCGAGATTAAAATTGATGGAGTCAATATTGAAGAATATGATAAAAATAGCTTAAGATCACTTATTGGAATGGTTCTGCAGGACTCATGGCTATTTTCAGACACTATTGAAAAAAATATCCAATATGGCAAATTAGATGCAAGTAAAGAAGAAATCATCGATGCATCCAAACAGGTCTATGCTGATAATTTTATTAAGCAGCTTCCGGATGGCTATAAAACAGAGCTAAATGAAGATTCGGACAATATATCCCATGGACAAAAACAATTGCTTACAATAGCAAGAACAATTCTCTCTAAAAAGCAAGTTTTAATTTTAGATGAAGCAACATCCAGTGTTGATACAAGAACTGAAGAATTAATTCAAAAAGCCATGGACAAGTTAATGGAAAATCGTACAAGTTTTATTATTGCTCACAGACTATCAACAATTAAAAATGCAGACAAGATAATTGTTATTGAAAATGGTGAAATTATAGAACAAGGCAGGCATGAGGAATTACTGGCTAAAAAAGGATACTACTACAATACATTAAATACTCAATCAGATGAAAATCTAATTTGA
- a CDS encoding ABC transporter ATP-binding protein: MRKLLKPMKSRIPQILIIFGLLLIQVYCDLTLPQYTANIVNIGIQNTDIQYILDIGKIMLLMVAVSALATVGVSYFSSRVSSGYAKDLRKIVYSTVLKFSNHELNKISRSSLITRSTNDINQLQNVLGMIFTTLLFAPLLGVGGIIKAFELETDLSWIILVTFIAIVLLLLIIVVRVLPYFKITQEIIDKINRVSREILIGMPVIKAYVRQDYEQNKFEKVNSDFLNVNLYVYRNIMIMTPLMTLILNLMTVLILYFGAYDAISGGILTGDIIAFIQYSTQIVSSFLMIGGFIIMLPRILVSGRRVSEVLNTKITITDGDKTDIDDNSIIEFKNVSYKYPGSEKETLKDINFSLKPGKTTAIIGGTGSGKSTILNLIPRLQDPSSGEILINGENIKNFNLKTLRNKISFTPQKAILFQGTIKSNMQTGRSNATDSEIENALHLAQVDFVKSLDEEVSQGGSNFSGGQKQRLSIARSIIGKHDFYLFDDCFSALDMNTERKVKDNLSKLKDSSVLIVSQRISTIMDADEIIVLDNGEIADRGTHNKLAESCDIYREIVNTQIDSMEVQL; encoded by the coding sequence ATGAGAAAATTATTAAAACCAATGAAAAGTAGAATTCCGCAAATCCTTATTATTTTTGGACTTTTGCTGATTCAGGTGTATTGTGATTTAACATTACCTCAGTATACTGCAAATATAGTAAATATTGGAATTCAAAATACAGATATTCAATATATCCTTGATATTGGAAAAATAATGCTTTTAATGGTTGCAGTTTCAGCCTTAGCGACAGTTGGAGTATCATATTTTTCAAGTAGAGTATCATCTGGATATGCAAAAGATTTAAGGAAAATAGTATATTCAACAGTTTTAAAATTCTCAAATCATGAATTAAACAAAATATCAAGGTCTTCTTTAATAACCCGATCAACAAATGACATCAACCAACTGCAAAATGTTTTAGGAATGATTTTTACCACACTTTTATTTGCTCCCCTATTGGGAGTTGGAGGCATAATAAAAGCATTTGAACTTGAAACTGACTTATCATGGATTATTTTAGTAACATTCATAGCAATTGTTCTTCTTTTATTAATCATTGTTGTAAGAGTACTGCCTTACTTTAAAATAACTCAGGAGATTATTGATAAAATTAACAGAGTATCTAGAGAAATCCTTATTGGAATGCCTGTTATTAAAGCATATGTTAGACAAGACTATGAACAAAATAAATTTGAAAAAGTAAACAGCGACTTTTTAAATGTTAACCTTTATGTTTACCGAAATATCATGATAATGACTCCATTAATGACCTTGATCTTGAATCTAATGACTGTTTTAATATTATACTTTGGAGCATATGATGCCATAAGTGGAGGAATCCTCACAGGAGACATAATAGCATTTATCCAGTATTCAACCCAAATCGTATCTTCATTCTTAATGATTGGAGGATTTATAATAATGCTTCCAAGAATACTTGTTTCTGGAAGGCGTGTAAGTGAAGTGCTCAATACCAAAATAACAATAACTGATGGAGATAAAACAGATATTGATGACAATTCAATTATTGAATTTAAAAATGTTTCATATAAATATCCTGGAAGTGAAAAGGAAACATTGAAAGACATTAATTTTAGCTTAAAACCCGGCAAAACAACTGCAATTATCGGCGGAACCGGTAGCGGAAAATCAACAATTCTTAATTTAATACCTCGCCTGCAAGATCCAAGCTCTGGTGAAATTTTAATTAATGGAGAGAATATTAAAAATTTTAATCTAAAAACATTAAGGAATAAAATCAGTTTTACACCCCAAAAGGCAATATTATTCCAGGGAACTATCAAATCCAATATGCAGACTGGCAGGAGCAATGCAACCGACAGCGAAATTGAAAATGCACTGCATCTAGCACAAGTGGATTTTGTTAAAAGTCTCGATGAGGAAGTCTCCCAAGGAGGATCCAACTTCTCAGGCGGACAAAAACAACGCTTATCAATAGCTAGATCCATCATCGGCAAACATGACTTTTATCTGTTTGATGATTGTTTTTCTGCACTTGATATGAATACCGAACGTAAAGTAAAAGATAATCTGTCTAAATTAAAAGATTCTTCAGTTTTAATTGTTTCACAAAGAATATCAACAATTATGGATGCTGATGAGATAATTGTACTTGACAATGGCGAGATAGCAGATAGGGGAACACATAATAAATTAGCTGAAAGCTGTGACATCTATCGTGAAATTGTAAACACTCAAATTGACAGTATGGAGGTGCAACTATGA